The DNA window GATGATCGGCGGCGACATGTATGCGCAATATCGCCTGATAGACGCCAGCGGCTGCATGGCGCTGCCTGACGATGTGACGGCGGAACAGGGCGCATCCGCTTTCGTCAATCCGATGACCGCGCTCGGCTTTGTCGAAACGGCGAAGGCGGGCGGGCACAAGGCGATCGTCCATACCGCCGCCGCGTCCAACCTCGGCCAGATGCTCGTCCGGGTGACGCAGGTCGACGGCCTCGGCCTCGTCAACATCGTCCGCAGCGCCGAACAGGTCGCTCTGCTGCGGGGCATCGGCGCGGAGCATGTGGTGAACAGCAGCGACGCCGATTTCCTCACCCGGCTGGAAGACGCCATCGCCGCGACCGGCGCGACCGTGGCGTTCGACGCCATCGGCGGCGGCACGCAGGTCAGCCAGATCCTGCACGCGATGGAAAAGGTCGCCAGCCGCGGCGCGGCCTACAGCCGCTACGGATCGAGCATGCCCAAGCACGCCTATGTCTACGGTTCGCTCGACATGGGGCCGACGATCCTGACCCGCAGCTTCGGCTTCACCTGGGACGTATCGGGCTGGCTGCTTCCCCCCTTCCTGCAACAGGCCGGGGCGCAGACCGCCGAACGGATGCGCCAGCGCGTGCGCGACAACCTCACCACCCTGTTCGCCAGCCATTACAAGGCGCGGCTCTCGCTGGACGAAGCGCTGGGCCGGGACGCCGTGCTCGCCTATAATGCGCGGCGCACGGGCGAAAAATATCTCATCCTGCCCAATGGCTGACCAGCAAAAAGGGCGGCGTCCTTCACGGACCCCGCCCTTTTTCGAACGCCCTGACGATCGCGCTTATTTGGGTGACAGCACCATCAGCATCTGGCGGCCTTCCATGCGCGGATAGGCTTCGACCTTCGCGATTTCGGCGACATTTTCGGCGACCCGCTGGAGCAGGTTCATGCCAAGCTGCTGGTGGCTGAGTTCGCGGCCACGGAAGCGCAGGGTGATCTTCACCTTGTCGCCGTCGCCGATGAAGTCATGCACCTTCTTCATCTTCGTATCATAGTCATGATCGTCGATGTTCGGACGCATCTTGATCTCTTTGAGTTCCTGCGTCTTCTGCGTCTTGCGGGCGATGTTCGCCTTCTTCTGCGCTTCGTACTTGAACTTGCCGATGTCGAGGAACTTGCAGACCGGCGGATCGGCGTTGGGCGATACTTCCACAAGGTCGAGACCGACTTCGGCGGCCTGTTCGATCGCCTCCTGCGTAAACATCACACCCAGATTTTCGCCTTCGTCATCAATGACGCGCACCTTGGGCACGTTGATGAACTCGTTATAGCGGGGGCCGGACTTCGGCGGCGGCGCCAGCGGGCGGCGCATCA is part of the Sphingobium amiense genome and encodes:
- a CDS encoding zinc-binding dehydrogenase, whose amino-acid sequence is MSETRGLKLLSTLAEDGRLTVELVEDALPAPTGDQVLVRIEAAPINPSDLGLLFGPADVASAEYSPRRIVARMPEPAMRAMAARIGQPLGVGNEASGTVIAAGDGPAAQALIGRRVTMIGGDMYAQYRLIDASGCMALPDDVTAEQGASAFVNPMTALGFVETAKAGGHKAIVHTAAASNLGQMLVRVTQVDGLGLVNIVRSAEQVALLRGIGAEHVVNSSDADFLTRLEDAIAATGATVAFDAIGGGTQVSQILHAMEKVASRGAAYSRYGSSMPKHAYVYGSLDMGPTILTRSFGFTWDVSGWLLPPFLQQAGAQTAERMRQRVRDNLTTLFASHYKARLSLDEALGRDAVLAYNARRTGEKYLILPNG
- the infC gene encoding translation initiation factor IF-3, encoding MMRRPLAPPPKSGPRYNEFINVPKVRVIDDEGENLGVMFTQEAIEQAAEVGLDLVEVSPNADPPVCKFLDIGKFKYEAQKKANIARKTQKTQELKEIKMRPNIDDHDYDTKMKKVHDFIGDGDKVKITLRFRGRELSHQQLGMNLLQRVAENVAEIAKVEAYPRMEGRQMLMVLSPK